One Dictyoglomus sp. DNA window includes the following coding sequences:
- a CDS encoding BamA/TamA family outer membrane protein: MKKFIYILVLFLVIFNHVFSQQVPYKILNIDIQGNQKISKEEILKIINIKIGSEIDDKKLEEVKKRLEETTFFLSVNILKEVKKDGIILTFQLIETPFLVWISGIRFLGLKNVEINTIKNLLFLPHLGWSTDLKIWDQRKRFLETGYFEDIEIKEEKTESGIILNFIFTERPILERIGYFGVNKASLEKIQEIVQLKPGDFISKSLLEEKKESLIQTGFFSKVDFIFTEENKRAYVFFYFVENPLISEISFEGLNNITNLEIIEILDLKGKIENNVFKPSEKLFYSEKLMENYIEKLLTTGYFEKISWEIEEKENIKVRLVFKENLPILRISIQGNVNLPTDKIISLLSLRKKEFYNEDFVEEKRNILLNSSYFDSVEVKKIFSSSGVYLTFIVKENPIISSIRLEGLKYLDFDVLERYIILKKGDFLNENKIKEQISKFEESGYFQDIDVVKNINQDKVDLVFKLKENPIINKITFKGLYSLAFDELKKIMSLKEGRPINYNLLREDINNLQKYLQQKGFVFTILQEFRFTEEGYLIFFFREYIVEEINVQIQPATETSTLSFMAFLRRPTEENVVRREISLKVLEAFNWEKVKQDLQRIYNTGIFEDVSIKLEPGSEEDKIKVIYIAKEKLTGSINFGGGYGISTGFYGYIEYMENNLFGKAQKLSLNLQIVGSGKMNYQISFSDPWFLGDRNNFQLKLYDKKSTITTIIENESKNIDEERVGGSFSFYYPIVGNLSLGLGFKYEKVWQRISGATYTENDIASINLSVMRDTRDFILNPTQGSRQVLSAEFAGGGSSSNYAKYQGELQWHFPLTNRDAITLSQMKERQVLSLKFGIGLSEGNLPSSELFTLGGANSIRGYVDNEFRGDAYIVLNLQYRFPLGSGLYGVLFFDLGNAFSLRSISSLRDIKLYSGIGIGIRYETLVIPIRLDFGYNFGQDPLDPNTRWRIHFSFGDVF; the protein is encoded by the coding sequence TTGAAAAAGTTTATCTATATATTAGTATTATTTTTAGTAATCTTTAATCACGTCTTTTCTCAACAGGTACCATACAAAATTTTAAATATAGATATTCAAGGAAATCAGAAAATTAGCAAAGAAGAGATCTTAAAAATTATTAATATTAAAATTGGATCAGAAATTGACGATAAAAAATTGGAAGAAGTTAAAAAAAGATTAGAAGAGACAACATTTTTTCTTTCTGTAAACATATTAAAAGAGGTTAAGAAAGATGGTATTATTTTGACTTTTCAGCTCATAGAAACACCCTTTCTAGTTTGGATTTCTGGAATAAGATTTTTAGGTTTAAAAAATGTTGAGATAAATACTATTAAAAATCTTCTCTTTCTTCCCCATCTTGGATGGAGTACTGATTTGAAGATTTGGGATCAGAGAAAAAGATTTTTGGAGACGGGTTATTTCGAAGATATTGAGATAAAAGAGGAAAAAACAGAGAGCGGTATAATTCTTAACTTTATATTTACTGAAAGACCCATTCTAGAAAGAATAGGATATTTTGGAGTAAATAAAGCTTCTCTAGAAAAAATTCAGGAAATAGTACAGTTAAAACCTGGAGATTTTATATCAAAATCCCTCTTAGAAGAAAAGAAAGAAAGTCTGATACAAACAGGTTTCTTTTCAAAGGTAGACTTTATTTTTACTGAGGAAAATAAAAGAGCTTATGTGTTTTTCTATTTTGTCGAGAATCCTTTAATATCTGAAATATCCTTTGAAGGATTGAATAATATAACTAATTTGGAGATAATAGAAATTTTAGATTTAAAAGGAAAGATAGAAAATAATGTTTTTAAACCCTCAGAGAAATTATTCTATTCTGAAAAATTGATGGAAAATTATATAGAAAAGTTATTGACTACGGGATATTTCGAAAAGATTTCCTGGGAGATTGAGGAAAAAGAAAATATTAAAGTTAGATTAGTCTTTAAAGAAAATCTACCAATCTTAAGAATTTCTATTCAAGGAAATGTTAATCTTCCAACGGACAAAATAATTTCTCTTCTCTCTTTAAGGAAAAAGGAGTTCTATAACGAAGATTTTGTTGAAGAAAAAAGAAATATTTTATTAAATAGTTCTTATTTTGACAGTGTAGAAGTAAAAAAGATATTTAGTAGTTCTGGAGTTTATCTTACTTTTATAGTGAAGGAGAACCCAATAATATCTTCGATTAGATTGGAAGGATTAAAATACTTAGATTTTGATGTTTTAGAAAGATATATTATTTTGAAAAAAGGAGATTTCTTAAATGAAAATAAAATAAAGGAGCAAATTTCAAAATTTGAAGAATCAGGATACTTTCAAGATATCGATGTGGTGAAAAACATAAATCAAGATAAAGTAGATTTAGTTTTTAAATTAAAAGAAAATCCAATCATTAATAAAATAACCTTTAAAGGTCTTTATAGCTTGGCTTTTGACGAACTCAAAAAGATTATGAGTTTAAAAGAAGGAAGACCTATAAATTATAATCTTTTGAGAGAAGACATAAATAATTTACAAAAATACTTACAACAAAAAGGATTTGTTTTTACAATTTTGCAGGAATTTAGATTCACCGAAGAAGGATATTTAATATTCTTCTTTAGAGAATATATTGTTGAAGAAATTAACGTTCAAATTCAACCTGCAACGGAAACTTCTACTCTTTCTTTCATGGCGTTTTTAAGAAGACCAACAGAAGAAAATGTGGTAAGAAGGGAGATATCTTTAAAAGTCTTAGAGGCCTTTAACTGGGAAAAGGTAAAGCAGGATTTACAGAGAATATATAACACTGGAATATTTGAAGATGTATCCATAAAATTAGAACCTGGTTCTGAAGAGGATAAGATTAAAGTAATTTATATTGCTAAGGAAAAGTTAACAGGATCTATAAATTTTGGGGGTGGATATGGCATATCTACTGGTTTCTATGGATATATAGAATATATGGAAAATAATCTATTTGGAAAAGCTCAGAAGTTGAGTTTAAATCTTCAAATAGTAGGATCAGGAAAGATGAATTATCAAATTAGTTTCTCTGATCCTTGGTTTTTAGGAGATAGAAATAATTTTCAATTAAAGTTATATGATAAGAAAAGTACAATTACAACAATTATTGAGAATGAGTCAAAAAATATAGATGAGGAAAGAGTTGGTGGAAGTTTTTCCTTTTATTATCCTATTGTAGGAAATTTAAGTTTAGGCTTAGGTTTTAAATATGAAAAGGTATGGCAGAGAATCTCTGGAGCGACTTATACGGAAAATGATATTGCTAGTATAAATCTTAGTGTGATGAGAGACACAAGGGATTTTATTTTAAATCCTACTCAGGGTTCAAGACAAGTATTGAGTGCTGAATTTGCAGGTGGAGGAAGTAGTTCTAACTATGCAAAATACCAAGGAGAACTTCAGTGGCATTTCCCTTTAACTAATAGAGATGCCATTACTTTATCTCAAATGAAAGAAAGACAAGTTTTATCCTTAAAATTCGGTATTGGATTATCAGAAGGAAATTTACCTTCCTCTGAATTATTCACATTAGGAGGAGCGAATTCCATCAGGGGATATGTAGATAATGAATTTAGAGGAGATGCTTATATTGTACTTAATTTACAATATAGATTTCCTTTGGGGAGTGGATTATACGGAGTTTTATTCTTTGATTTAGGAAATGCCTTTTCTTTAAGAAGTATTTCTTCTCTTAGAGATATTAAGCTTTATAGTGGAATAGGAATAGGAATAAGGTATGAGACTTTAGTTATTCCCATAAGACTGGATTTTGGATATAATTTTGGGCAAGATCCATTAGATCCTAATACAAGATGGAGAATTCATTTTAGTTTTGGAGATGTATTTTAA